A stretch of Arachis hypogaea cultivar Tifrunner chromosome 15, arahy.Tifrunner.gnm2.J5K5, whole genome shotgun sequence DNA encodes these proteins:
- the LOC112750058 gene encoding xyloglucan O-acetyltransferase 1, with protein sequence MRSINPSLNYHYSSMFLTKRVIPCTLYVVTSPMSLFPMVFLCFYLYFTPSPQTHHPLHYSISSAIASPPLLLPPPPPPSPPLYPLSPFLPPPPLLLPPPPLSPPLYPLSPPLSHSLSTFSPPLSFPPPSAPPPLLPPSSSSPTPPPPPPLITTITEMATAYKIRSCDYTNGKWVPYRKGPMYNSTSCPLIKENRNCKANGRPDSEYLYWRWKPNKCSLPKFGPNTFLQHVSNKHIAFIGDSVSRNQFDSLICMLSTASIPNPIAFNKWHFPSHNVHFSFYWSPFLVEGVQRVITEPNYHNKMHLDRVNEKWAEHLDKMDLIVLSLGHWFDIPSIYYEGGSIVGCLNFQHPNCTTKMDMYGPIRKALRLAINTIIERKASKGDKVDVIVRTYSPSHFEEGGWDKGGTCARRRPYMKLGRKKFRGMNAAIRKIDMQEVEIAKEKGKEFGGFRIEAMDVTKLSLLRADGHPGAYMVPFPFANGVPKRVQNDCVHWCLPGPIDTWNEILLEMIKNWGKARD encoded by the exons ATGAGAAGCATAAACCCTTCTTTGAATTATCATTATTCATCGATGTTCCTCACAAAGAGAGTTATTCCATGCACTCTCTATGTGGTTACATCACCCATGTCTCTTTTTCCGATGGTTTTCCTTTGCTTTTATCTATACTTTACACCATCTCCACAAACTCATCATCCTCTTCACTATTCAATTTCTAGTGCTATTGCCTCCCCTCCCCTTTTACTGCCGCCACcgcctcctccttctcctccactATATCCATTGTCTccttttcttcctcctcctcctcttctattGCCACCGCCGCCTCTTTCTCCTCCGCTATATCCATtgtctcctcctctttctcattCTCTTTCTACTTTTTCACCACCTCTTTCTTTTCCTCCTCCGTCAGCACCACCACCGCTACTgccaccatcttcttcttctcctactcctcctcctcctcctcctcttattACCACTATTACAG AAATGGCAACTGCTTATAAGATCCGATCATGTGACTACACGAATGGAAAATGGGTCCCTTATAGAAAAGGTCCTATGTATAATAGCACCTCATGTCCTTTGATCAAAGAGAACCGAAATTGCAAAGCCAATGGAAGGCCTGACTCAGAATATCTCTATTGGAGATGGAAACCAAATAAATGCAGTCTTCCAAAGTTTGGACCAAACACTTTTCTCCAACATGTTTCCAACAAGCACATAGCTTTTATTGGAGACTCAGTTTCTAGGAACCAATTTGACTCTCTTATTTGCATGCTATCCACTGCCTCAATTCCTAACCCTATTGCTTTCAACAAATGGCACTTTCCTTCCCATAATGTACATTTTTCCTTCTATTGGTCCCCATTTCTTGTGGAAGGTGTGCAAAGAGTGATAACTGAGCCCAATTACCATAACAAAATGCATTTGGACCGTGTTAATGAGAAGTGGGCGGAGCATTTAGATAAAATGGATTTGATTGTTCTTTCATTAGGTCATTGGTTTGATATTCCTTCAATTTACTATGAGGGTGGTTCAATTGTGGGTTGTCTAAATTTTCAACATCCTAATTGCACAACAAAAATGGACATGTATGGCCCAATAAGAAAGGCTTTGAGGCTCGCTATTAATACCATAATAGAGAGAAAAGCATCAAAGGGGGATAAAGTGGATGTAATTGTGAGAACATATTCTCCTTCTCATTTTGAGGAAGGTGGTTGGGATAAAGGAGGTACTTGTGCAAGAAGGAGGCCTTACATGAAGCTTGGAAGGAAGAAGTTTAGAGGAATGAATGCTGCCATTAGAAAGATTGATATGCAAGAAGTGGAAATTGCCAAGGAAAAAGGCAAAGAATTTGGAGGGTTTAGGATAGAGGCAATGGATGTGACCAAGTTATCATTGTTGAGAGCAGATGGCCATCCAGGAGCTTATATGGTCCCTTTTCCATTTGCTAATGGGGTTCCCAAACGTGTTCAAAATGATTGTGTTCATTGGTGTTTGCCTGGTCCTATTGATACATGGAATGAGATTCTTCTAGAGATGATAAAGAATTGGGGTAAAGCCAGGGACTGA